In Penaeus vannamei isolate JL-2024 chromosome 15, ASM4276789v1, whole genome shotgun sequence, the following are encoded in one genomic region:
- the LOC113810783 gene encoding zinc finger protein ZFP2: MRAKQNLGKAQRREKPCFRIVSKSSDKAKKQTTMDSFVKKKAEQYLKQEAAQKKKEKEEAAEKTAAAPSPTKGKAAADKADKGDAPAASPTKGKAAKAASGGAAKPAAETPSKAKSSSPKKSEKKSAKKETSPKKEASNDTKKVETAKETTRKSAKKRAAKQSEAEDKAVDNSDKENAEESPALDSKAPAKDMGNEDEENEDSEDSEDGMKIDFMDMEDEGISDAEKSEKDSGGDSSPEKHIIILERGKSDQEEDNKEKRFKCGICGRLSSAKADLLKHVRIHTGDRPYRCKICNVAFVQITALRGHETIHTGEKPFRCDVCNKSFALKDRLRLHMRVHTGEKPHKCDHCDQTFARRSQVTQHSRVHTGEKAYECTECGARFASYHTLKGHIMAHRGIKEFQCGACGKKFIRVEGMYKHIRTVHRGSRPYTCNLCGKSFKGHLQQHMRLHLGMRPFECSTCGATFTQNSQLTVHMRIHTGERPYKCQICGAAFAHSSACKIHMRSHTGEKPFKCVLCSAAFSQLPHLKKHMKCVHNASKPYLCTVCKEFFQTQNELESHGRQAHGLDKTAEQEAEEIVEESTLARLRNRLAVLLYRISSEERRCKFGFGNRLVDDVLKLSLESSGHEPVNDSSLSRLDELRKNVLLLLKWTIPKETMEEYHKNNMTVDEVLDMLTS, translated from the coding sequence ATGCGGGCCAAGCAGAACCTAGGGAAGGCCCAGCGCCGGGAGAAGCCCTGCTTTCGGATCGTCTCCAAGTCGTCGGACAAGGCTAAGAAACAGACGACCATGGACTCCTTCGTGAAGAAAAAAGCGGAGCAGTATTTGAAGCAGGAGGCggcgcagaagaagaaggagaaggaggaggccgcTGAGAAGACCGCGGCGGCGCCGAGCCCCACGAAGGGAAAAGCGGCGGCGGACAAGGCGGACAAGGGGGACGCCCCTGCAGCAAGCCCGACCAAGGGGAAGGCAGCAAAGGCCGCGTCCGGAGGCGCCGCGAAGCCCGCGGCCGAGACTCCCTCAAAGGCCAAATCATCTAGTCCCAAAAAGTCAGAAAAGAAATCTGCGAAGAAAGAAACTAGTCCGAAGAAAGAAGCGAGTAACGACACGAAGAAAGTCGAAACCGCAAAAGAAACCACCAGGAAATCCGCGAAGAAAAGAGCCGCAAAACAGAGCGAAGCCGAAGACAAAGCCGTAGATAACTCGGACAAGGAGAATGCTGAGGAGAGTCCCGCGCTGGATTCGAAGGCTCCGGCCAAGGACATGGGGAACGAGGACGAAGAGAATGAGGATTCGGAGGACTCGGAGGACGGGATGAAGATCGACTTCATGGACATGGAAGACGAAGGAATCTCCGACGCCGAGAAGTCAGAGAAGGACTCGGGCGGAGACTCGTCGCCGGAGAAACACATCATTATCCTTGAGCGCGGGAAGTCGGACCAAGAGGAAGACAATAAGGAAAAGAGGTTCAAGTGCGGGATCTGCGGGAGGCTGTCGTCGGCAAAGGCTGACCTCTTGAAGCACGTCCGCATCCACACAGGTGACAGGCCGTACAGGTGTAAAATCTGCAATGTGGCTTTCGTTCAGATCACTGCGCTGCGAGGCCACGAGACCATCCACACGGGCGAAAAGCCCTTCCGGTGCGACGTGTGCAACAAAAGCTTCGCTCTGAAGGACCGTCTTCGCCTGCACATGAGGGTCCACACGGGAGAAAAGCCTCACAAGTGCGACCATTGCGACCAGACCTTCGCCCGACGCAGCCAAGTGACTCAGCATTCCCGCGTCCACACCGGCGAGAAGGCATACGAATGCACAGAATGCGGCGCCCGTTTCGCCTCCTACCACACGCTGAAGGGCCACATCATGGCGCATCGAGGCATCAAGGAGTTCCAGTGCGGTGCCTGCGGGAAGAAGTTCATCCGGGTCGAGGGCATGTACAAACACATCCGCACAGTCCACCGAGGGTCGCGGCCGTACACCTGCAACCTGTGCGGGAAGTCATTCAAGGGCCACCTGCAGCAGCACATGAGACTTCACCTTGGTATGCGGCCTTTCGAGTGCTCCACCTGCGGGGCGACCTTCACTCAGAACTCACAGCTTACGGTGCATATGCGAATTCACACGGGAGAACGCCCTTACAAGTGCCAAATCTGTGGAGCTGCATTTGCACACTCCTCTGCCTGCAAGATTCACATGCGATCTCACACGGGAGAGAAACCCTTCAAGTGTGTGCTGTGCTCCGCGGCCTTCTCGCAACTGCCCCACCTCAAGAAGCACATGAAGTGTGTCCACAACGCCTCCAAACCATACCTCTGCACCGTGTGTAAGGAGTTCTTCCAGACGCAGAACGAGCTGGAGAGCCACGGGCGTCAGGCGCACGGGCTGGACAAGACGGCCGAGCAGGAAGCCGAGGAGATCGTGGAGGAATCGACCTTGGCTCGGCTCCGCAACCGCCTGGCCGTCCTGCTCTACCGCATCTCGTCCGAGGAGCGCCGGTGCAAGTTCGGCTTCGGAAACCGGCTGGTCGACGACGTGCTCAAGCTCTCCCTCGAGTCGTCCGGACACGAGCCCGTCAACGACTCGTCGCTCTCCCGCCTCGACGAACTGCGCAAGAACGTCCTCCTGCTGCTGAAGTGGACCATTCCCAAGGAGACGATGGAGGAGTACCACAAGAACAACATGACCGTGGATGAGGTCCTGGACATGCTCACTTCTTAA